The following proteins come from a genomic window of Mucinivorans hirudinis:
- a CDS encoding Mobile element protein, which produces MIPPEQSANFVANMERVLDVYKQPYNEEYPVVCMDESPKQLIEEVASIPMKPGQDARVDYEYIRHGTVNIFIANEPLTGRRIVDVTDFKTKADWAKFIKKISDEYPTAKKIKLVMDNFKTHDGSAFYEIFPPEQAKELWDRFEFILTPKHGSWLNMAEIELHVLNGQCLNRHIPTKEKVIAEVEAWQNHRNNANLKINWQFTNEDARIKLKKLYPSIQN; this is translated from the coding sequence GTGATTCCGCCTGAGCAGAGTGCTAATTTTGTGGCTAATATGGAGCGAGTGTTGGATGTTTATAAGCAGCCCTATAATGAAGAGTATCCGGTTGTTTGTATGGACGAGTCGCCAAAGCAGCTAATTGAAGAAGTTGCATCAATTCCAATGAAACCGGGGCAGGATGCAAGAGTAGATTATGAATACATTAGGCACGGAACGGTAAATATATTCATTGCCAATGAACCCCTTACAGGTAGGAGAATAGTGGATGTTACGGATTTTAAGACAAAAGCAGATTGGGCAAAATTCATCAAGAAAATATCTGATGAATATCCCACTGCCAAGAAGATAAAATTGGTTATGGATAACTTCAAAACTCACGATGGTTCTGCTTTTTATGAGATTTTTCCACCTGAGCAGGCAAAGGAGTTATGGGATAGATTTGAGTTTATTTTAACTCCCAAGCACGGCAGTTGGTTGAATATGGCAGAGATAGAGTTACACGTGCTCAATGGTCAGTGTTTGAATAGGCATATTCCTACCAAAGAAAAAGTTATCGCTGAGGTAGAAGCGTGGCAAAACCATCGAAATAACGCAAACTTGAAAATTAACTGGCAATTTACAAATGAAGATGCAAGAATAAAACTCAAAAAATTATATCCGTCAATTCAAAATTAA
- a CDS encoding Mobile element protein — MIRYTIKLSAAEVAELQTIIKKGSHSAHSFRVAHILLSCDKGEFSDNKGITNESICKVLKIGARTIDRVKKRFVEEGFEEVLERRPSGQLYQKKVDGDLEAKIVALCCSEPPAGFSKWSLRMLSNKVVELQYVDYISHVSVSNVLKKTNLSLGK, encoded by the coding sequence ATGATTCGTTACACTATCAAATTATCGGCAGCGGAGGTTGCCGAGCTTCAGACAATAATAAAAAAGGGAAGCCATAGTGCTCATTCTTTTCGTGTTGCTCATATTTTATTGAGTTGCGACAAGGGAGAATTTTCTGACAATAAAGGGATTACCAATGAGAGTATTTGTAAGGTTTTGAAGATTGGAGCAAGGACAATCGACAGAGTTAAGAAACGATTTGTCGAAGAAGGCTTTGAGGAGGTACTCGAACGTCGCCCTTCGGGTCAGCTCTATCAGAAAAAAGTAGATGGTGATTTAGAAGCCAAGATAGTAGCATTGTGTTGTAGCGAACCGCCAGCAGGATTTTCCAAATGGTCTTTGCGAATGCTTTCTAATAAAGTTGTTGAATTGCAGTATGTTGATTACATTTCACACGTTAGTGTGTCTAATGTATTAAAAAAAACGAACTTAAGCCTTGGAAAGTAA